Proteins from one Rosa chinensis cultivar Old Blush chromosome 7, RchiOBHm-V2, whole genome shotgun sequence genomic window:
- the LOC112176510 gene encoding formin-like protein 14: MSLLSRFFYKRPPDGLLEFVERVYVFDSCFSTEVLPEEMYQIYLHEIVTELHEEFPESSFLAFNFREGEKRSQFAEILCEYDVTVMDYPRQYEGCPLLPLSLIQHFLRVCESWLLLGKQQNVILLHCERGGWPLLAFLLASFLIFRKLHSGERKTLDIVHREAPKGFLQLLSPLNPLPSQLRYLQYVARRNIAPEWPPPERALSLDCVILRAIPNFDSQNGCTPIIRIFGRNYLSKGGLSTQMLFSMPRKKTLRNYRQADCDVIKIDIQCLVQGDVVLECVHLDSDPEREVMMFRVMFNTAFIRSNILMLNSENLDILWDSKECYPKGFRAEVLFGEVESISPPRAPTTILNGEEKGGLPIEAFSRVQELFNGGEWVDRNDDAALWLLKQLSVLSDAKEMSRLQNKVSLFTSPADSEEENNASSTADSSDEACDTVSKASADSMKGLMIDTFDSVPLSFENDSPRNANLAPESPNQELVGPVQQSLHQQSLGKSKESSPCSSPRTLPPPPLTSASLHPAVQPPPPPPDSDANTGPTLSLPPPPSSISNRSILNPLPSTTSRVLSPPPPPPPPPSLPPSPNVSRKGPPAPPPPPPPPPLSSNSRQQCLPPPPPPPPPFLGSTTNKLIPTVAPPPPPPPPPPPPPPLPSISGTGCAAPPPPPPPPVPSISGFGCAAPSPPPPPPPLPSISGSGCAAPPPPPPPPPMNCRPPPPPPPPAGPGRPTPPPPPPAPKLPNAPPLPSSRPATPAPPPPPGGKGPSAPPPPPPPGGKGPSAPPPPPPSAGRGKASSGPTSIGRGRGAANAPKKNSLKPLHWVKVTRAMQGSLWADSQKQENVSSAPEIDISELESLFSAASASDGKGVKAGGRRGPTMTKPEKVQLVDLRRAYNCEIMLSKIKIPLPDMINAVLALDSSVLDIDQVENLIRFCPTKEEMETLKNYTGEKEMLGKCEQFFLELMKVPRVEPKLRVFAFKITFSSQVKDLRLNLITINSAAREVKESAKLRQVMQTILTLGNALNQGTARGSAIGFKLDSLLKLSDTRARNNKMTLMHYLCKLIAEKMPELLDFDKDLIHLEAASKIPLKALAEEMQAVSKGLEKVEQELAAAENDGVISSGFRKVLKSFLDTAEAEVRSLISLYSEVGRNADSLSQYFGEDPSRCPFEQVTQVLFVFVKMFSKSREENERLADIEKKKLEKEAMKERTVANSSAKKDAVDRAT; the protein is encoded by the exons ATGTCGCTTCTAAGTAGATTTTTTTACAAAAGGCCCCCAGATGGATTGCTTGAATTTGTAGAGAGAGTATATG TGTTTGATTCTTGTTTTTCCACCGAGGTATTGCCTGAGGAAATGTACCAAATCTACTTGCATGAAATCGTTACTGAGTTACATGAAGAATTCCCAGAATCATCGTTCCTTGCATTCAATTTTCGTGAGGGTGAGAAACGTAGTCAGTTTGCTGAGATACTATGCGAATATGATGTTACAGTTATGGATTATCCACGACAGTATGAGGGTTGTCCACTCCTTCCATTATCTCTCATTCAACATTTTCTTCGTGTTTGTGAGAGTTGGCTGTTGCTTGGCAAGCAACAGAATGTTATTCTTCTCCACTGTGAGAGGGGGGGTTGGCCACTGTTGGCATTCCTTTTAGCTAGCTTTTTGATATTTAGAAAATTGCATAGTGGTGAACGCAAGACTCTGGACATTGTACATCGTGAAGCTCCTAAAGGTTTCTTGCAGCTGTTGTCACCTTTAAATCCGCTCCCATCTCAGCTTCGTTACCTTCAATACGTTGCGAGAAGAAATATAGCTCCAGAGTGGCCACCTCCTGAGCGAGCACTTTCTTTAGATTGTGTCATTCTTCGAGCTATTCCAAACTTTGATTCCCAAAATGGCTGCACTCCAATTATTCGTATTTTTGGTAGGAATTACCTTAGCAAGGGTGGGCTTTCGACCCAAATGCTTTTTTCCATGCCTAGGAAGAAGACACTTCGAAACTACCGTCAG GCAGATTGTGATGTCATCAAAATTGACATTCAGTGTTTAGTGCAAGGAGATGTTGTGTTGGAGTGTGTCCACTTGGATTCCGATCCAGAAAGGGAAGTCATGATGTTCCGTGTTATGTTCAACACTGCATTTATTCGTTCCAATATACTGATGCTGAATTCTGAAAACTTAGACATTCTATGGGATTCAAAGGAGTGCTATCCCAAAGGCTTCCGAGCTGAG GTATTGTTTGGGGAAGTTGAGAGCATCTCTCCTCCCAGAGCTCCAACCACAATTTTAAATGGTGAGGAGAAAGGTGGATTGCCTATTGAAGCTTTTTCTAGGGTTCAAGAACTTTTCAATGGTGGTGAGTGGGTTGATAGAAATGATGATGCAGCGTTATGGTTGCTTAAGCAGCTTTCTGTCTTAAGTGACGCGAAAGAAATGTCAAGGTTGCAAAACAAAGTGAGTTTATTCACATCACCTGCTGActctgaagaagaaaataatgcaTCTAGCACTGCTGACAGTTCGGATGAAGCATGTGATACTGTTTCCAAGGCTTCAGCAGATTCAATGAAAGGACTGATGATCGATACATTTGACTCAGTCCCCTTATCATTTGAAAATGACAGTCCACGCAATGCGAACCTTGCTCCAGAGTCTCCTAATCAAGAGTTAGTTGGACCTGTACAGCAATCTCTTCATCAACAATCATTAGGAAAAAGTAAAGAATCCTCACCATGTTCATCCCCTCGAACGTTGCCTCCTCCACCCCTGACATCAGCATCATTACATCCTGCTGTTCAgcctccaccaccacctccagATTCTGATGCTAATACAGGGCCTACATTATCCCTGCCACCTCCACCCAGTAGCATTTCCAATAGAAGTATTCTGAACCCCCTACCTTCCACTACTAGTAGGGTTCTGTcaccgccgccgccaccaccacccccGCCGTCTCTTCCTCCCTCTCCTAATGTGTCTAGAAAAGGCCCACCAGcacctcctcctccgccgccaccaccacctcTTTCTTCTAATTCTCGTCAACAATGTTTGCCACCTCCCCCACCTCCGCCTCCTCCATTTTTGGGAAGTACAACTAACAAGCTAATACCAACAGTggcaccgccaccaccaccaccaccaccaccgccgcctcctcctcctcttccatcCATTTCTGGTACTGGTTGTGCAGCaccgccacctcctcctccccctCCTGTTCCATCCATTTCTGGATTTGGATGTGCAGCACCATCACCCCCTCCACCCCCTCCTCCTCTTCCATCCATTTCTGGTTCTGGTTGTGCAGCACCGCCACCTCCTCCACCCCCTCCCCCAATGAATTGTAGGCCACCACCCCCTCCTCCACCTCCTGCAGGACCTGGAAGGCCAACcccacctcctccaccaccagCACCAAAGCTCCCTAATGCTCCACCTCTGCCGTCAAGTCGTCCTGCAACACCAGCTCCACCCCCACCACCTGGAGGAAAGGGCCCTAGTGCACCACCGCCGCCCCCACCACCTGGAGGAAAGGGCCCTAGTGCACCGCCGCCACCCCCACCATCTGCTGGAAGGGGTAAAGCTTCTTCTGGACCAACAAGTATTGGAAGAGGTCGTGGTGCTGCTAATGCCCCAAAGAAAAATTCGTTGAAGCCTCTACACTGGGTGAAGGTTACTCGTGCAATGCAAGGGAGCTTGTGGGCTGATTCTCAAAAACAGGAAAATGTGTCGAG CGCTCCAGAAATAGATATATCAGAACTTGAAAGTCTATTCTCAGCAGCCTCTGCTTCAGATGGGAAGGGCGTTAAAGCTGGAGGTAGACGTGGGCCAACCATGACCAAACCTGAGAAAGTGCAATTG GTCGACCTGCGTAGAGCATATAACTGTGAAATTATGCTTTCAAAAATAAAGATCCCCCTGCCAGATATGATT AATGCAGTTCTGGCACTGGATTCTTCTGTTCTTGACATTGATCAGGTTGAGAATCTCATTAGATTTTGTCCTACCAaagaagaaatggaaactttgaaG AACTATACAGGTGAGAAGGAAATGCTGGGGAAGTGTGAACAG TTTTTCTTAGAGCTGATGAAGGTTCCACGAGTAGAACCCAAGTTGCGAGTATTTGCTTTCAAAATTACCTTTTCTAGTCAG GTGAAAGATTTAAGATTAAACTTGATTACCATCAATAGTGCTGCTAGAGAG GTTAAAGAATCTGCGAAGTTGCGACAGGTAATGCAGACAATTCTTACTTTGGGAAATGCCTTAAATCAAGGCACTGCTCGAG GGTCAGCCATAGGATTTAAATTGGACAGCCTTCTTAAATTGTCTGACACCCGTGCAAGAAACAACAAAATGACTTTAATGCACTATTTGTGTAag CTTATTGCTGAGAAAATGCCAGAGTTGCTGGATTTTGATAAGGATCTTATTCATTTGGAAGCTGCCTCTAAG ATTCCATTGAAAGCTTTAGCTGAAGAAATGCAAGCCGTGAGTAAAGGTCTTGAAAAGGTTGAGCAAGAACTTGCTGCTGCTGAAAACGACGGTGTAATCTCTTCTGGTTTTCGAAAG GTGCTGAAGAGTTTTCTTGATACGGCTGAAGCTGAAGTAAGGTCACTAATCTCCTTGTACTCTGAAGTG GGAAGAAATGCAGATTCTTTGTCTCAATACTTTGGGGAGGATCCATCTCGGTGTCCTTTTGAACAAG TGACACAGGTATTGTTCGTCTTTGTCAAGATGTTCAGCAAGTCGCGAGAGGAAAATGAAAGACTTGCTGATATTGAAAAGAAGAAGCTTGAAAAGGAAGCCATGAAAGAGCGAACTGTAGCTAATTCATCTGCAAAGAAAGATGCTGTGGATAGAGCAACATGA